In one Sulfitobacter sp. LCG007 genomic region, the following are encoded:
- a CDS encoding AAA family ATPase has translation MTKIKFIDARFADPDEDEFALKRRFEWHLRKFRALRDGVSPKVPGDFEDELRWNEDLIAVHLSEKDRTRILRRARRVMRARAKVSGLSHLSSDDRRALEAFRGGADLVGIASEHRADEIAAAIHAEMPWMAAATDFLWKAMRRSVRVGEPGFRLPPVLLDGPPGIGKSVWSRELGRHLGVPRCGIEGTAEQASFVVNGSQRGWGSAFPGRPLQTIVQSLCANPIVVIDEIEKAGTPASTKGQAYGLAEGLLPLLERSSAVSWKCPYYQVGFDMSWISWILTSNSLRCLTAPFLSRLEVLQLEPPSREHLIFFAEREGRRRGMPDPSLGAIREVLSQVAGRHLLDLRHVSRMIARAEALSSGPRLH, from the coding sequence ATGACGAAGATCAAGTTCATCGATGCCCGCTTCGCCGATCCCGATGAGGACGAGTTCGCCCTCAAGCGCCGCTTCGAGTGGCACCTGCGCAAGTTCCGTGCGCTCCGAGACGGGGTGTCTCCGAAGGTTCCGGGAGACTTTGAAGATGAGTTGCGCTGGAACGAGGACCTCATCGCGGTGCATCTCTCGGAGAAGGATCGGACCAGGATCCTGCGCCGCGCGCGTCGGGTGATGCGGGCGCGTGCCAAGGTCTCGGGGCTCAGCCATCTCAGCTCGGATGACCGGCGCGCGCTCGAGGCGTTCCGGGGCGGGGCCGATTTGGTGGGCATTGCCAGCGAACACCGCGCCGATGAGATCGCCGCGGCCATTCATGCCGAGATGCCCTGGATGGCGGCGGCCACAGACTTCCTCTGGAAGGCGATGCGCCGCTCGGTGCGGGTGGGGGAGCCCGGCTTCCGGCTGCCACCCGTGCTGCTCGACGGACCGCCGGGGATCGGGAAGAGCGTGTGGTCACGCGAACTCGGTCGCCATCTCGGGGTGCCGCGCTGTGGCATCGAGGGTACCGCAGAGCAGGCCTCCTTCGTCGTCAACGGCTCGCAACGCGGCTGGGGCTCGGCCTTCCCTGGGCGGCCCCTGCAGACCATCGTGCAGAGCCTCTGCGCGAACCCGATCGTGGTGATCGACGAGATCGAGAAGGCTGGAACGCCGGCCTCGACCAAGGGGCAGGCCTATGGCTTGGCGGAAGGGCTGCTGCCTCTGCTGGAACGCTCGTCCGCCGTGTCCTGGAAGTGCCCCTACTACCAGGTCGGCTTCGACATGTCCTGGATCAGCTGGATCCTCACGTCCAACAGCCTGCGCTGCCTGACGGCGCCGTTTTTGAGCCGTCTGGAAGTACTCCAGTTGGAGCCTCCGAGCCGCGAGCATTTGATCTTCTTTGCAGAGCGGGAAGGCCGACGCCGCGGAATGCCCGATCCGTCGCTGGGCGCGATCCGCGAGGTACTCAGTCAGGTCGCGGGACGGCATTTGCTTGATCTGAGGCATGTCTCGCGGATGATTGCCCGAGCGGAAGCGCTGTCATCCGGCCCACGTCTTCATTGA
- a CDS encoding SlyX family protein: MDHLEERMAHLIRTVDDLSDVVARQQSEIDTLTRRVAMLMQREAEREAQGSGGVVIGDERPPHY; this comes from the coding sequence ATGGATCATCTCGAGGAACGCATGGCGCATCTCATCCGCACGGTGGACGACCTGTCCGACGTGGTGGCCCGCCAGCAAAGCGAGATCGACACCCTCACCCGGCGCGTGGCGATGCTGATGCAGCGCGAAGCCGAGCGCGAGGCCCAGGGTTCGGGCGGCGTGGTCATCGGCGACGAGCGCCCGCCGCACTACTGA
- a CDS encoding adenosylcobalamin-dependent ribonucleoside-diphosphate reductase encodes MTRFSTPIAEQIWDMKYRFKDADGTPRDLTVEDTWRRIARDLARVEKKPEDWEDEFYAALEDFKFLPAGRIIAGAGTARRVTLFNCFVMGTIPDSMSGIFEMLREAALTMQQGGGIGYDFSTIRPRGADVKGVSADASGPLSFMDVWDAMCRTIMSAGSRRGAMMATMRCDHPDIEAFIKAKSDPARLRMFNMSVLVTDPFMEAVKEDGPWELVFDGHVYHTIRARDLWNMIMQATYDYAEPGVIFIDRINAANNLAYCETIAATNPCGEQPLPPYGACLLGSINLSRLVTEPFTGTAALEEDALARLVTTAIRMMDNTVDASRFPLEAQEREANAKRRVGLGVTGLADALLMVGERYGSEEAARLTERWLHAIARAAYLASVQLAKEKGAFPLFDADAYLASGTMRMMDEDVRAAIREHGIRNALLTSIAPTGTISLLAGNVSSGIEPVFAYAYTRKVLQKDGSRTEEEVVDYAVQMWRDLKGDADLPDYFVNAQTLAPAEHVRMQAAAQKWVDSSISKTINCPEDISFEEFKDVYMMAWDTGCKGCTTYRPNAVTGSVLSVADEKKPESAAPEVVAISDDEPAMPHGDVIYMSDPLDRPEQLEGATYKLKWPDSEHAIYITINDIIIAGHRRPFEVFINSKNMEHFAWTVALTRMISAVFRRGGDVSFVVEELKAVFDPRGGAWMQGRYIPSILAAIGGVIEQHLITIGFIEGEGMGLKSDPKARVVGLDGPRGPACSSCGQYEMRMVEGCMTCANCGYSKCG; translated from the coding sequence ATGACCCGCTTCTCCACGCCCATCGCCGAGCAAATCTGGGACATGAAGTACCGTTTCAAGGATGCCGACGGCACGCCGCGCGACCTCACCGTCGAGGATACCTGGCGGCGTATCGCGCGCGATCTCGCACGGGTCGAAAAGAAGCCCGAGGACTGGGAAGACGAATTCTACGCGGCGCTGGAGGACTTCAAGTTCCTGCCCGCCGGACGAATCATCGCAGGCGCTGGCACGGCGCGGCGGGTGACGCTGTTCAACTGCTTCGTGATGGGCACCATCCCCGACAGCATGTCCGGAATCTTCGAGATGCTTCGCGAGGCCGCCCTGACCATGCAGCAGGGTGGGGGGATCGGCTATGATTTCTCGACGATCCGCCCCCGCGGCGCGGATGTGAAGGGCGTCTCGGCGGACGCCTCCGGCCCGCTCAGCTTCATGGACGTCTGGGACGCCATGTGCCGCACCATCATGTCCGCCGGTTCGCGCAGGGGGGCGATGATGGCCACCATGCGCTGCGACCACCCCGATATCGAGGCATTCATCAAGGCCAAGTCCGACCCGGCGCGCCTGCGCATGTTCAACATGTCGGTTCTCGTCACCGATCCCTTCATGGAAGCGGTGAAGGAGGACGGCCCCTGGGAACTCGTCTTCGACGGCCATGTCTACCACACGATCCGGGCGCGCGATCTGTGGAACATGATCATGCAGGCGACCTATGATTACGCCGAGCCCGGGGTCATCTTCATCGACCGGATCAACGCGGCCAACAATCTGGCCTATTGCGAAACGATCGCCGCCACGAACCCCTGCGGCGAGCAGCCGCTGCCGCCCTACGGGGCCTGCCTTCTGGGATCGATCAACCTTTCCCGGCTGGTGACGGAGCCCTTCACGGGGACCGCGGCTCTCGAGGAGGACGCGCTCGCACGGCTCGTCACCACGGCAATCCGGATGATGGACAATACCGTCGACGCCTCGCGCTTCCCCCTCGAGGCGCAGGAGCGGGAAGCCAATGCGAAGCGCCGGGTGGGCCTCGGGGTCACCGGGCTTGCCGATGCGCTTCTGATGGTGGGCGAACGCTACGGCTCGGAGGAGGCGGCGCGTCTGACCGAGCGCTGGTTGCATGCCATCGCCCGCGCCGCGTATCTCGCGTCCGTGCAATTGGCGAAGGAGAAGGGCGCTTTCCCGCTGTTCGACGCCGATGCCTATCTTGCTTCGGGGACCATGCGGATGATGGACGAGGATGTGCGCGCAGCGATCCGCGAACACGGGATCCGCAACGCGCTGCTGACCTCGATCGCACCAACCGGGACCATCAGCCTGCTGGCGGGCAACGTGTCGTCGGGGATCGAGCCGGTCTTCGCCTATGCCTATACCCGCAAGGTGCTCCAGAAGGACGGCTCGCGCACCGAGGAGGAGGTCGTCGATTACGCTGTCCAGATGTGGCGGGACCTCAAGGGCGACGCCGACCTGCCGGATTATTTCGTGAACGCGCAGACGCTTGCGCCGGCTGAGCACGTGCGGATGCAGGCCGCGGCGCAGAAATGGGTGGATTCGTCGATCTCCAAGACGATCAACTGCCCCGAGGACATCTCCTTCGAGGAATTCAAGGACGTCTACATGATGGCCTGGGATACCGGCTGCAAGGGCTGCACGACCTACAGGCCGAATGCTGTCACGGGATCGGTGCTGAGCGTGGCGGACGAGAAGAAGCCGGAAAGCGCGGCCCCCGAGGTCGTTGCGATCTCGGACGACGAGCCGGCGATGCCCCATGGCGACGTGATCTACATGTCCGACCCGCTCGACCGGCCGGAGCAGCTCGAAGGTGCGACCTACAAGCTGAAATGGCCCGACAGCGAGCATGCGATCTACATCACGATCAACGACATCATCATCGCCGGCCACCGTCGGCCCTTCGAAGTGTTCATCAATTCGAAGAACATGGAGCACTTCGCCTGGACCGTCGCCCTGACCCGGATGATCTCGGCCGTCTTCCGGCGCGGTGGCGACGTGTCCTTCGTGGTCGAGGAACTCAAGGCCGTCTTCGACCCGCGCGGCGGGGCATGGATGCAGGGCAGGTACATCCCCTCGATCCTCGCGGCCATCGGCGGGGTAATCGAACAGCACCTGATCACCATTGGTTTCATCGAGGGCGAAGGCATGGGCCTCAAGAGCGATCCGAAGGCGCGCGTGGTGGGTCTGGACGGTCCACGCGGCCCGGCCTGTAGCAGTTGCGGGCAATACGAGATGCGCATGGTGGAAGGCTGCATGACCTGCGCCAACTGTGGCTATTCCAAATGCGGGTAA
- a CDS encoding ATP phosphoribosyltransferase regulatory subunit has product MTPRSDQLARAAALRSVFEARGAVVVETPVLQPAETLLDLYGEDIRARAYVTSDALRGEQMLRPDFTVPVVQMHMSHGAEPARYTYSGEVFRRQEIDEDRANEYLQVGYEIFDRTDPAAADAEVFALIAQQVSHLNLRAATGDIGILMAAVTGLRTTAPRRAALMRHIWRPRRFRGLLDRYAGRAPTNEARRALIEGRAPECTSPLVGKRSRQEIEARVAALHDDAAAPPISELEVDLIEALLAVRETLPYALEQLRDLAVDMPSIAEAVDRLGRRAEALERQGVNVTDLPFEASYGRASMEYYDGFVFGFYSAQRADLPAVATGGRYDALTRQLGRGAAIPAVGGVLRPGLILELEAQG; this is encoded by the coding sequence ATGACCCCGCGCAGCGACCAGCTCGCGCGCGCGGCGGCCCTGCGCTCGGTCTTCGAGGCGCGCGGCGCGGTCGTGGTCGAAACGCCTGTGCTGCAACCGGCGGAAACCCTTCTCGACCTTTACGGCGAGGATATCCGCGCGCGCGCCTATGTCACCTCGGACGCGCTGCGGGGCGAACAGATGCTGCGTCCCGACTTCACCGTTCCGGTGGTGCAGATGCACATGTCCCACGGGGCCGAACCCGCGCGCTACACCTATTCCGGCGAGGTCTTCCGGCGGCAGGAGATCGACGAGGACCGGGCCAACGAATACCTTCAGGTCGGCTACGAGATCTTCGACCGCACGGATCCGGCGGCGGCCGATGCGGAGGTCTTCGCGCTGATTGCGCAGCAGGTGTCGCATCTGAACCTGCGGGCGGCCACGGGGGATATCGGCATCCTGATGGCAGCGGTGACGGGGCTGCGCACGACCGCGCCGCGCCGTGCAGCCCTGATGCGCCATATCTGGCGGCCGAGACGCTTTCGCGGGTTGCTTGACCGTTACGCGGGCCGCGCTCCGACCAATGAGGCGCGCCGGGCACTGATCGAAGGCCGCGCGCCCGAGTGCACCTCCCCGCTGGTGGGCAAGCGGTCCCGGCAGGAGATCGAGGCGCGGGTCGCGGCGCTGCATGACGACGCGGCGGCGCCCCCGATCAGCGAGCTGGAAGTGGATCTTATCGAGGCGCTGCTGGCGGTCCGCGAGACCTTGCCCTACGCGCTCGAACAGCTGCGCGATCTCGCCGTCGATATGCCCTCCATCGCTGAGGCCGTTGACCGGCTGGGGCGACGGGCCGAGGCGCTGGAACGGCAGGGGGTGAACGTGACGGATCTGCCTTTCGAGGCAAGCTACGGGCGGGCGTCGATGGAATATTACGACGGCTTCGTCTTTGGCTTCTACAGCGCGCAGCGGGCGGATCTTCCGGCGGTCGCGACGGGCGGGCGCTACGACGCGTTGACCCGCCAGCTGGGCAGGGGGGCCGCGATTCCGGCCGTGGGCGGGGTGCTGCGTCCGGGGCTGATCCTCGAGCTGGAGGCGCAGGGATGA
- the hisS gene encoding histidine--tRNA ligase, which yields MAKTKKPSRPKAETPKGFRDYFGAEVTQRAEMLRRIAGTYHRYGFDALESSAVETVEALGKFLPDVDRPNEGVFAWQEDAEGEKPGDWLALRYDLTAPLARVYAQHRNDLPTPYRRYAMGPVWRNEKPGPGRFRQFYQCDADTVGTSSPAADAEICAMLADCLEEVGIARGDYVVRINNRKVLNGVMEVAGVLDPSDAEKFAQERGIVLRAIDKLDRLGLDGVRALLGEGRKDESGDFTKGAGLSDSQAETVLGFMQARRDTGQETVAALTALVGGSMTGQAGVAELEAIALLLDAAGYGPDRIVIDPSVVRGLGYYTGPVFEAELTFEITDEKGRPRQFGSVAGGGRYDDLVKRFTGQEVPATGISIGVDRLLAALHAKGRMQASEAGPVVVTVMDRERMADYQAMVAELRREGIRAEVYLGNPKNFGNQLKYADRRNSPIAIIEGGDEKARGVVQIKDLILGAKMAQDATLEEWKDRPSQYEVPRDQLVGKVREILAEQGR from the coding sequence ATGGCCAAGACCAAGAAGCCCAGCCGCCCGAAGGCCGAGACGCCCAAGGGTTTCCGCGACTATTTCGGCGCCGAGGTGACCCAGCGCGCCGAGATGCTGCGCAGGATCGCCGGGACCTACCATCGCTACGGCTTCGATGCGCTGGAAAGCTCCGCCGTGGAGACCGTCGAGGCGCTGGGCAAGTTCCTTCCCGATGTGGATCGCCCCAACGAGGGCGTCTTCGCCTGGCAGGAGGATGCCGAGGGCGAGAAGCCCGGAGACTGGCTCGCCCTGCGCTATGACCTGACAGCACCCCTCGCCCGCGTCTACGCCCAGCACCGCAACGATCTGCCGACGCCCTACCGCCGCTACGCCATGGGCCCGGTCTGGCGCAACGAGAAGCCGGGGCCGGGGCGGTTCCGGCAGTTCTACCAGTGCGATGCGGACACGGTCGGAACGTCCTCTCCGGCAGCGGATGCGGAAATCTGCGCGATGCTGGCGGATTGTCTGGAAGAGGTGGGGATCGCGCGCGGCGATTACGTGGTGCGGATCAACAACCGCAAGGTCTTGAACGGGGTGATGGAAGTCGCGGGCGTGCTCGACCCGTCCGATGCGGAGAAATTCGCGCAGGAGCGGGGGATCGTGCTGCGGGCCATCGACAAGCTCGACCGGCTGGGCCTCGACGGTGTGCGCGCGCTGCTGGGCGAGGGGCGCAAGGACGAGAGCGGAGATTTCACGAAGGGTGCGGGGCTTTCCGACAGCCAGGCCGAAACGGTTCTGGGCTTCATGCAGGCCAGGCGTGACACCGGCCAGGAAACCGTCGCAGCCTTGACCGCGCTGGTCGGAGGTTCGATGACCGGGCAGGCGGGGGTCGCCGAGCTGGAAGCCATCGCGCTCCTTCTTGACGCCGCCGGCTACGGCCCCGACCGCATCGTCATCGACCCCTCCGTCGTCCGCGGCCTCGGCTACTACACCGGCCCGGTCTTCGAGGCCGAACTGACGTTCGAGATCACCGACGAGAAGGGCCGCCCGCGCCAGTTCGGCTCGGTCGCCGGGGGCGGGCGCTATGACGATCTGGTCAAGCGCTTCACCGGACAGGAGGTCCCGGCCACCGGCATCTCGATCGGGGTCGACCGTCTGCTTGCCGCGCTGCATGCCAAGGGGCGCATGCAGGCGAGCGAAGCCGGACCCGTCGTGGTCACTGTCATGGATCGCGAGCGCATGGCCGACTATCAGGCGATGGTCGCCGAACTGCGCCGCGAAGGCATCCGGGCCGAGGTCTATCTCGGCAATCCGAAGAACTTCGGCAACCAGCTGAAATATGCGGACCGGCGCAACAGCCCGATCGCCATCATCGAAGGCGGGGACGAGAAGGCGCGGGGCGTGGTGCAGATCAAGGATCTGATCCTTGGAGCCAAGATGGCGCAGGACGCGACGCTCGAGGAATGGAAAGACCGGCCGAGCCAGTATGAAGTGCCGCGCGACCAGCTTGTCGGCAAGGTCCGGGAAATCCTGGCCGAGCAGGGGCGATGA
- the hisG gene encoding ATP phosphoribosyltransferase produces MTIKLGLPSKGRLMEKAFDWFATRGIALGRAGSEREYAGSVGGLDGVSLQLLSAAEIPRELAAGRIHFGVTGSDLVMEKLARWEQQLEMVRELGFGQADLVIAVPKAWVDVDTLDDLDAVAAAFRARHGHRLRIATKYHRLVREFLRQGGVADYALVDSQGATEGTVANESAEAIADITSSGETLRANHLKVLSDGPILRSQATLWRSRVAEVAEDERAVMEDLMKRLG; encoded by the coding sequence ATGACGATCAAGCTCGGCCTGCCCTCCAAGGGGCGCCTGATGGAAAAGGCCTTCGACTGGTTCGCCACCCGGGGCATCGCGCTGGGCCGGGCAGGGTCGGAGCGCGAATATGCGGGTTCCGTCGGGGGGCTCGACGGCGTGAGCCTGCAGCTGCTGTCGGCGGCGGAGATCCCGCGCGAACTGGCGGCGGGGCGGATCCATTTCGGTGTGACAGGCAGCGACCTGGTGATGGAGAAGCTCGCCCGGTGGGAGCAACAGCTCGAGATGGTGCGCGAGTTGGGCTTCGGGCAGGCGGATCTGGTGATCGCCGTGCCGAAGGCATGGGTCGATGTCGACACGCTTGACGATCTTGACGCGGTGGCGGCGGCTTTCCGGGCGCGCCATGGGCATCGGCTGCGCATCGCGACCAAATATCACCGGCTGGTGCGCGAATTCCTGCGTCAGGGTGGGGTGGCAGATTACGCGCTGGTCGACAGCCAGGGAGCAACCGAGGGCACGGTGGCCAACGAAAGCGCCGAGGCCATCGCGGACATCACGTCAAGCGGTGAGACGCTCAGGGCGAACCATCTCAAGGTGCTCTCGGACGGGCCGATCCTGCGCTCGCAGGCGACCCTCTGGCGCAGTAGAGTGGCCGAGGTCGCGGAAGACGAACGCGCGGTGATGGAAGACCTGATGAAACGTCTGGGCTGA
- a CDS encoding IS3 family transposase (programmed frameshift) yields the protein MKRSKFSEEQIIAILREQEAGAKTADVCRRHGISSATFYSWKSRYGGMEVSDVRRLKALEEENAKLKRLYADAMLDNTALKDLLGRKLVTPAAKRLAIACLMESHEISERRACHLIGADRSMIRYCARRPDDDRLRERMHELAGERRRFGYRRLHVLLRQEGLVENRKKTERLYREEGLSVKRRRGRKKATGTRAPILVEAAPNARWSVDFVHDQLTSGRRLRILNVIDDVTKECLAAVVDTSLSGRRVARELSGLIGRRGPPGLIVSDHGTEFTSNAMLEWTQKTGVPWHSIAPGRPMQNGICEAFNGRMRDELLNETLFVSLDHARDATARWVADYNSCRPHSALGYMPPAAYAAKLTAMDDPLRAPETLRGSPIAPPAHPRQSDRRAPASGG from the exons ATGAAGAGATCGAAGTTCAGCGAGGAGCAGATCATTGCGATCCTGCGGGAGCAGGAAGCGGGCGCGAAGACCGCCGATGTCTGCCGCAGGCACGGGATCAGCAGCGCAACGTTCTATTCGTGGAAGAGCCGGTATGGCGGCATGGAGGTATCGGACGTGAGGCGGCTGAAGGCGCTCGAGGAGGAGAACGCCAAGCTCAAGCGGCTCTACGCGGATGCGATGCTGGACAACACGGCGCTGAAGGATCTGCTTGGCCGAAAGT TGGTGACGCCCGCCGCGAAGCGGCTCGCAATCGCTTGTCTCATGGAAAGTCACGAGATCAGCGAACGGCGGGCGTGTCACCTCATCGGCGCTGACCGGTCGATGATCCGGTATTGCGCCCGGCGGCCGGACGATGACCGGCTCCGGGAGCGGATGCACGAGCTTGCCGGGGAACGCCGGCGGTTCGGCTACCGGCGGCTTCACGTCCTGCTGCGCCAGGAAGGGCTCGTGGAGAACCGCAAGAAGACCGAGCGCCTCTACCGCGAAGAAGGGCTGTCGGTGAAGCGCAGGCGGGGACGCAAGAAGGCCACCGGCACGCGGGCGCCGATCCTCGTCGAAGCGGCGCCGAACGCCCGCTGGTCGGTCGACTTTGTTCATGACCAGCTCACATCCGGACGGCGGCTGCGCATCCTGAACGTGATCGACGACGTCACCAAGGAATGCCTGGCGGCCGTCGTCGATACGTCCCTCAGCGGGCGCAGAGTGGCGCGAGAGTTGTCCGGTCTCATAGGTCGGCGCGGCCCTCCCGGGCTCATCGTCAGCGACCACGGCACCGAGTTCACCTCGAACGCCATGCTCGAATGGACGCAGAAGACCGGCGTGCCCTGGCATTCCATCGCTCCGGGAAGGCCGATGCAGAACGGAATCTGCGAAGCATTCAACGGCCGGATGCGCGACGAACTCCTCAACGAAACCCTGTTTGTCAGTCTCGACCACGCTCGCGATGCCACCGCCCGGTGGGTTGCCGATTACAACTCGTGCCGGCCACATTCAGCGCTCGGCTACATGCCACCGGCGGCCTATGCCGCCAAGCTCACCGCAATGGACGATCCGCTCCGCGCACCTGAAACGCTGCGCGGATCGCCCATTGCTCCACCGGCGCACCCGCGCCAATCTGACCGCCGGGCTCCGGCTTCGGGTGGATGA
- a CDS encoding MJ1477/TM1410 family putative glycoside hydrolase, with protein MDVPYLYQLQGASYEKLKATKFRVAVVDPDDSGLTAAEVANLTGAQGKLLYAYTSIGEAEDYRDYWNDDWSTKKPDFVLGENPDWDGNYRVEFWDPAWQAIVYDRIDDLLAKGYNGAYLDIVDGYTVDEVIAAYPGSEEELRQAMIDFVVGISEHAKAVNPDFAIIPQNAVGLVGLSDDGPEGGPNTAYLDAIDGMGVEDLWFDDNRVSDWTQGDLDFIALAQAAGKFVLATSYPTHDAKQASFVSKALAAGLIPFIADRELTGVIDNANSRTDAALQDLDVNTPWPATDISVGLYGSRRADRLEGGAGDDWLDGRRGADELFGKGGDDRLIGGRGNDDLRGGGGHDDLRGGMGQDDLRGGYGHDDLRGGAGHDDLRGGNGNDNLNGGRGDDALTGGAGADVFILSGSGGWDVIRDFDTGSDEIRARGLELADAFEDGNSLVLGFGSGTFAELKGLGLENLGDIWFDFG; from the coding sequence ATGGACGTGCCCTACCTTTATCAGCTTCAAGGGGCGAGTTACGAGAAGCTCAAGGCCACCAAGTTCCGCGTCGCCGTCGTCGACCCGGACGATTCGGGCCTGACCGCGGCCGAGGTGGCGAACCTGACCGGTGCTCAGGGCAAGCTCCTCTACGCCTATACCAGTATCGGCGAGGCCGAGGATTACCGGGATTACTGGAACGACGACTGGTCGACGAAAAAGCCGGACTTCGTGCTCGGCGAGAACCCTGACTGGGACGGTAATTACCGCGTCGAGTTCTGGGATCCGGCTTGGCAGGCGATCGTCTACGACCGGATCGACGATCTTCTGGCCAAGGGCTACAACGGCGCCTATCTCGACATCGTGGATGGCTACACCGTGGACGAGGTCATTGCGGCCTATCCCGGCAGCGAAGAAGAGCTGCGACAGGCGATGATCGACTTCGTCGTCGGCATCTCCGAGCATGCCAAGGCGGTGAACCCCGACTTCGCCATCATTCCGCAGAATGCCGTGGGCCTCGTGGGCCTGAGCGATGACGGCCCCGAGGGTGGTCCGAACACCGCCTATCTCGATGCGATAGACGGCATGGGGGTCGAGGATCTGTGGTTCGACGACAATCGTGTCTCGGACTGGACGCAGGGCGATCTCGACTTCATCGCGCTTGCGCAGGCAGCGGGCAAGTTCGTGCTGGCGACCTCCTACCCGACGCATGATGCCAAGCAGGCAAGCTTCGTGTCGAAAGCGCTGGCCGCAGGGCTCATCCCCTTCATCGCCGACCGCGAGTTGACCGGGGTGATCGACAACGCAAACAGCCGGACAGACGCCGCCCTGCAGGACCTCGACGTGAACACGCCCTGGCCCGCGACGGACATTTCGGTCGGACTCTATGGCTCCAGACGGGCGGACCGTCTCGAAGGCGGCGCCGGCGACGATTGGCTCGACGGCCGGAGGGGTGCGGACGAGCTATTCGGCAAGGGTGGCGACGACCGGCTGATCGGCGGGCGCGGCAATGACGATTTGCGCGGAGGCGGCGGCCACGACGATTTGCGCGGCGGGATGGGTCAAGACGACCTGCGTGGAGGCTACGGTCATGACGATCTGCGCGGCGGTGCGGGACATGACGATCTTCGCGGCGGGAACGGAAACGATAACCTGAACGGGGGCCGGGGCGACGACGCGCTAACGGGCGGCGCGGGCGCCGACGTATTCATCTTGTCTGGCTCGGGTGGCTGGGACGTCATACGCGACTTCGACACGGGCAGCGACGAGATCCGTGCCCGCGGTCTCGAGCTGGCTGACGCCTTCGAGGACGGCAATTCGCTGGTGCTTGGCTTCGGCAGTGGCACGTTCGCCGAGCTGAAAGGTCTCGGTCTCGAAAATCTGGGCGATATCTGGTTCGACTTCGGATGA
- a CDS encoding DUF1489 family protein gives MDKYVNLLKLSVGTEGIDDLAAWQASKAAQTSDGLPRHVTRMWPRREAEVLAGGSIYWVIKGVVLCRQRILRLDERIGTDGIRRCAIVLDPELVRTAASLRRPFQGWRYLLPADAPPDLPKGREQEEPLPVELNRALAEIGVL, from the coding sequence GTGGACAAGTACGTGAACCTGCTGAAGCTTTCGGTCGGCACCGAGGGGATCGACGATCTTGCCGCCTGGCAGGCGAGCAAGGCGGCGCAGACGTCCGACGGCTTGCCCCGCCATGTCACCCGCATGTGGCCCAGGCGCGAAGCCGAGGTGCTTGCCGGCGGTTCGATCTACTGGGTGATCAAGGGCGTGGTGCTCTGCCGCCAGCGGATCCTGCGACTGGACGAGCGCATCGGCACCGACGGCATCCGGCGCTGCGCCATCGTGCTGGACCCCGAGCTGGTGCGCACGGCGGCAAGCTTGCGGCGCCCGTTCCAGGGATGGCGATACCTCCTGCCCGCCGATGCTCCCCCGGATCTGCCGAAAGGACGAGAGCAGGAGGAACCGCTGCCGGTGGAGCTGAACCGCGCGCTGGCAGAGATCGGAGTGCTCTAG